In Nematostella vectensis chromosome 2, jaNemVect1.1, whole genome shotgun sequence, one genomic interval encodes:
- the LOC5508913 gene encoding uncharacterized protein LOC5508913 isoform X1, with amino-acid sequence MIRDYVRSGGNNTYVDVEVKFPRTHVHEGKALYTDYEVEVKTNHPCFPLFHSNTRRRYSEFAWLRSRLGLHDFILIRTPSLPRKQLIGRFKEGFLCERQAGLQKFMNRVVETSIYLQEPVLQLFLQTNLKPKDMDHYLKTRNPAAIRSLIAMLNRKPVKKGEQKTTISSPCYDFPLTKKLEKSLITGRGWSCQYSEVQSFRSETENSGETGHMATLNAEVLPGGRLTLPTIPGSMEDMYYTNNTMAIDTLTVAPCHKEQQERRASWHGTSTDYVDFLLDDYDVIPMEEMMQVVDQNHSEAAELGYLDLTTTLDSLYSQSAEQMAFDY; translated from the exons ATGATTCGAGACTACGTTAGAAGTGGAGGAAACAACACG TATGTAGATGTCGAGGTCAAGTTTCCAAGAACCCATGTTCATGAAGGCAAAGCACTGTACACAGATTATGAGGTTGAAGTCAAG ACAAATCACCCCTGCTTTCCTCTTTTCCATTCCAATACAAGAAGACGGTACTCAGAGTTTGCATGGCTCAGGAGTAGATTGGGATTGCATGATTTTATCTTAAT AAGGACCCCAAGTCTTCCACGCAAGCAGCTGATTGGTCGGTTCAAAGAGGGCTTTCTTTGTGAGCGACAAGCAGGATTGCAGAAGTTTATGAACAG GGTTGTTGAAACAAGCATCTACCTACAGGAGCCTGTCCTACAGCTATTTCTACAGACAAATCTCAAGCCAAAAGATATGGACCATTACTTAAAGACAAGAAATCCTGCAGCAATACGGTCACTGATCGCTATGCTGAACAGAAAACCAGTCAAGAAGGGGGAACAGAAAACCACAATCAGCTCTCCATGTTATGATTTTCCCCTGACAAAAAA GTTAGAGAAGAGTTTGATTACTGGGCGAGGTTGGTCATGCCAATACAGTGAAGTACAGTCCTTTAGGTCTGAAACAGAAAATAGTG GTGAAACTGGACATATGGCAACACTCAATGCGGAAGTCCTCCCAGGGGGAAGGCTGACTTTACCCACCATCCCTGGCAGTATGGAGGATATGTATTATACCAACAATACCATGGCTATAGATACACTCACAGTAGCACCATGTCACAAAGAACAGCAAGAGAGAAGAGCAAGTTGGCATGGGACATCCACAGATTATGTAGACTTTTTACTGGATGATTATGATGTTATTCCAATGGAGGAAATGATGCAAGTTGTGGATCAAAACCACTCTGAAGCTGCGGAGTTGGGATATTTGGACTTGACCACCACATTAGACTCACTTTATTCCCAAAGTGCAGAGCAAATGGCTTTTGATTACTAG
- the LOC5508913 gene encoding uncharacterized protein LOC5508913 isoform X3, producing MSRSSFQEPMFMKAKHCTQIMRLKSRRTPSLPRKQLIGRFKEGFLCERQAGLQKFMNRVVETSIYLQEPVLQLFLQTNLKPKDMDHYLKTRNPAAIRSLIAMLNRKPVKKGEQKTTISSPCYDFPLTKKLEKSLITGRGWSCQYSEVQSFRSETENSGETGHMATLNAEVLPGGRLTLPTIPGSMEDMYYTNNTMAIDTLTVAPCHKEQQERRASWHGTSTDYVDFLLDDYDVIPMEEMMQVVDQNHSEAAELGYLDLTTTLDSLYSQSAEQMAFDY from the exons ATGTCGAGGTCAAGTTTCCAAGAACCCATGTTCATGAAGGCAAAGCACTGTACACAGATTATGAGGTTGAAGTCAAG AAGGACCCCAAGTCTTCCACGCAAGCAGCTGATTGGTCGGTTCAAAGAGGGCTTTCTTTGTGAGCGACAAGCAGGATTGCAGAAGTTTATGAACAG GGTTGTTGAAACAAGCATCTACCTACAGGAGCCTGTCCTACAGCTATTTCTACAGACAAATCTCAAGCCAAAAGATATGGACCATTACTTAAAGACAAGAAATCCTGCAGCAATACGGTCACTGATCGCTATGCTGAACAGAAAACCAGTCAAGAAGGGGGAACAGAAAACCACAATCAGCTCTCCATGTTATGATTTTCCCCTGACAAAAAA GTTAGAGAAGAGTTTGATTACTGGGCGAGGTTGGTCATGCCAATACAGTGAAGTACAGTCCTTTAGGTCTGAAACAGAAAATAGTG GTGAAACTGGACATATGGCAACACTCAATGCGGAAGTCCTCCCAGGGGGAAGGCTGACTTTACCCACCATCCCTGGCAGTATGGAGGATATGTATTATACCAACAATACCATGGCTATAGATACACTCACAGTAGCACCATGTCACAAAGAACAGCAAGAGAGAAGAGCAAGTTGGCATGGGACATCCACAGATTATGTAGACTTTTTACTGGATGATTATGATGTTATTCCAATGGAGGAAATGATGCAAGTTGTGGATCAAAACCACTCTGAAGCTGCGGAGTTGGGATATTTGGACTTGACCACCACATTAGACTCACTTTATTCCCAAAGTGCAGAGCAAATGGCTTTTGATTACTAG
- the LOC5508913 gene encoding uncharacterized protein LOC5508913 isoform X2 produces MIRDYVRSGGNNTYVDVEVKFPRTHVHEGKALYTDYEVEVKTNHPCFPLFHSNTRRRYSEFAWLRSRLGLHDFILMTPSLPRKQLIGRFKEGFLCERQAGLQKFMNRVVETSIYLQEPVLQLFLQTNLKPKDMDHYLKTRNPAAIRSLIAMLNRKPVKKGEQKTTISSPCYDFPLTKKLEKSLITGRGWSCQYSEVQSFRSETENSGETGHMATLNAEVLPGGRLTLPTIPGSMEDMYYTNNTMAIDTLTVAPCHKEQQERRASWHGTSTDYVDFLLDDYDVIPMEEMMQVVDQNHSEAAELGYLDLTTTLDSLYSQSAEQMAFDY; encoded by the exons ATGATTCGAGACTACGTTAGAAGTGGAGGAAACAACACG TATGTAGATGTCGAGGTCAAGTTTCCAAGAACCCATGTTCATGAAGGCAAAGCACTGTACACAGATTATGAGGTTGAAGTCAAG ACAAATCACCCCTGCTTTCCTCTTTTCCATTCCAATACAAGAAGACGGTACTCAGAGTTTGCATGGCTCAGGAGTAGATTGGGATTGCATGATTTTATCTTAAT GACCCCAAGTCTTCCACGCAAGCAGCTGATTGGTCGGTTCAAAGAGGGCTTTCTTTGTGAGCGACAAGCAGGATTGCAGAAGTTTATGAACAG GGTTGTTGAAACAAGCATCTACCTACAGGAGCCTGTCCTACAGCTATTTCTACAGACAAATCTCAAGCCAAAAGATATGGACCATTACTTAAAGACAAGAAATCCTGCAGCAATACGGTCACTGATCGCTATGCTGAACAGAAAACCAGTCAAGAAGGGGGAACAGAAAACCACAATCAGCTCTCCATGTTATGATTTTCCCCTGACAAAAAA GTTAGAGAAGAGTTTGATTACTGGGCGAGGTTGGTCATGCCAATACAGTGAAGTACAGTCCTTTAGGTCTGAAACAGAAAATAGTG GTGAAACTGGACATATGGCAACACTCAATGCGGAAGTCCTCCCAGGGGGAAGGCTGACTTTACCCACCATCCCTGGCAGTATGGAGGATATGTATTATACCAACAATACCATGGCTATAGATACACTCACAGTAGCACCATGTCACAAAGAACAGCAAGAGAGAAGAGCAAGTTGGCATGGGACATCCACAGATTATGTAGACTTTTTACTGGATGATTATGATGTTATTCCAATGGAGGAAATGATGCAAGTTGTGGATCAAAACCACTCTGAAGCTGCGGAGTTGGGATATTTGGACTTGACCACCACATTAGACTCACTTTATTCCCAAAGTGCAGAGCAAATGGCTTTTGATTACTAG